One segment of Nostoc flagelliforme CCNUN1 DNA contains the following:
- the ispE gene encoding 4-(cytidine 5'-diphospho)-2-C-methyl-D-erythritol kinase, translating into MRSYSLIAPAKINLYLEIISDRPDGYHELTMILQSIGLADQIDVHSISTDSIRVHCNHSQVPTDKSNLAYRAAELMAMQFPEAFAQYGGVEININKQIPVAAGLAGGSTNAAAVLVGIDLLWKLGLTQPELEELGGTLGSDVPFCVAGGTAIATGRGDQLSPLPSLDNIYIVLGKYRSLEVSTPWAYKTYREQFGDSYIRDSDNLAARANAVHSGAIVKAVVDKDPGEIAQKLHNDLERVVLPAYPQVLQLREVFANQEGVLGTMMSGSGPTVFALFESQQQAELVLRQVREAIINEDLELFVTRTITHGIKVVSSV; encoded by the coding sequence ATGCGTTCTTACAGCCTAATTGCCCCTGCCAAAATCAACTTGTATCTGGAAATCATTAGCGATCGCCCTGATGGGTATCATGAGTTAACCATGATACTTCAAAGTATCGGACTTGCAGACCAAATTGATGTGCATTCCATCAGCACTGACAGCATTCGCGTTCACTGCAATCACTCACAAGTACCGACAGATAAAAGTAATCTGGCATACCGAGCAGCAGAATTAATGGCGATGCAATTTCCCGAAGCCTTCGCTCAATATGGGGGTGTGGAGATTAACATAAACAAGCAAATTCCCGTAGCTGCTGGGTTGGCTGGAGGTTCGACAAATGCAGCAGCTGTGTTGGTAGGGATAGATTTATTATGGAAATTGGGATTAACTCAGCCAGAATTAGAGGAGTTAGGGGGCACACTTGGTTCAGATGTACCATTTTGTGTAGCGGGTGGAACTGCGATCGCAACAGGTAGGGGTGATCAACTTTCTCCTCTGCCGAGTTTAGATAATATATACATAGTATTGGGGAAATACCGGAGTCTGGAAGTTTCCACGCCTTGGGCATACAAAACCTATCGAGAGCAGTTTGGTGATTCTTATATTAGAGATAGCGACAACTTGGCAGCGCGTGCTAATGCAGTTCATTCAGGAGCAATAGTAAAAGCTGTCGTGGATAAAGATCCGGGAGAAATTGCCCAAAAGCTGCACAATGATTTAGAGCGTGTGGTATTGCCAGCTTATCCCCAAGTATTGCAACTGCGAGAAGTTTTTGCAAATCAAGAAGGCGTTTTAGGAACAATGATGTCTGGCTCTGGGCCAACAGTATTTGCTCTTTTTGAGTCTCAACAGCAGGCAGAACTAGTTTTGCGGCAAGTGAGAGAAGCAATTATTAATGAGGACTTAGAATTGTTTGTAACTCGGACAATTACACATGGGATTAAAGTGGTATCGTCTGTTTAA
- the ftsH3 gene encoding ATP-dependent zinc metalloprotease FtsH3 — protein MNKRWRNAGLYALLFIVVIALGTAFFDKQPQSRETWRYSRFIQEVQQGRVEKVSLSADRSTALVTPKYDPAKRIVTLVNDPDLINTLTSKGVDISVLPQTDEGFWFKALSSLFFPVLLLVGLFFLLRRAQSGPGSQAMNFGKSKARVQMEPQTQVTFGDVAGIDQAKLELNEVVDFLKNADRFTAVGAKIPKGVLLVGPPGTGKTLLARAVAGEAGVPFFSISGSEFVEMFVGVGASRVRDLFEQAKTNAPCIVFIDEIDAVGRQRGAGLGGGNDEREQTLNQLLTEMDGFEGNTGIIIIAATNRPDVLDAALLRPGRFDRQVVVDRPDYAGRSEILKVHARGKTLAKDVDLDKIARRTPGFTGADLSNLLNEAAILAARRNLTEISMDEINDAIDRVLAGPEKKDRVMSEKRKTLVAYHEAGHALVGALMPDYDPVQKISIIPRGRAGGLTWFTPSEDRMDTGLYSRAYLENQMAVALGGRIAEELIFGEEEVTTGASNDLQQVARVARQMITRFGMSDRLGPVALGRQQGNMFLGRDIMSERDFSEETAAAIDEEVRKLVDVAYIRAKEVLVGNRHILDQIAQMLVDKETVDAEELQEILSNNDVTTAAFA, from the coding sequence GTGAATAAAAGATGGAGAAATGCAGGGCTGTATGCGCTGCTGTTTATTGTCGTCATTGCGCTAGGAACAGCATTTTTTGACAAACAACCCCAAAGTAGAGAGACATGGCGATATAGTCGCTTTATTCAAGAAGTTCAACAAGGCAGAGTAGAAAAAGTCAGTTTGAGTGCAGACCGTTCTACAGCACTGGTTACACCCAAATATGACCCAGCTAAACGGATTGTGACCTTAGTCAACGATCCAGACTTGATCAATACTTTGACTTCTAAAGGCGTTGATATTTCTGTTTTGCCCCAAACCGACGAAGGATTTTGGTTTAAGGCACTAAGTAGCTTATTTTTCCCTGTATTGCTTTTGGTTGGCTTATTCTTCTTGCTACGTCGCGCTCAAAGTGGCCCAGGTAGCCAAGCGATGAACTTTGGCAAATCCAAAGCCAGAGTGCAAATGGAACCACAAACTCAGGTGACATTTGGCGATGTAGCTGGTATTGACCAAGCCAAGTTGGAATTAAACGAAGTTGTAGACTTTCTGAAAAACGCCGATCGCTTTACTGCCGTTGGTGCAAAAATTCCTAAAGGTGTACTGTTAGTTGGCCCTCCTGGTACAGGTAAAACCCTCCTAGCTCGTGCCGTAGCTGGTGAAGCAGGTGTACCCTTCTTCTCAATTTCCGGTTCAGAATTTGTCGAAATGTTCGTCGGTGTCGGTGCATCGCGCGTCCGCGATTTATTTGAACAAGCTAAGACCAATGCTCCTTGTATCGTCTTCATCGATGAAATTGACGCCGTAGGTCGTCAACGTGGTGCAGGTTTAGGTGGTGGTAACGATGAGCGGGAACAAACCCTCAACCAGTTGCTCACAGAAATGGACGGCTTTGAAGGTAATACTGGCATCATCATTATTGCCGCTACCAACCGTCCTGATGTCCTAGATGCAGCCCTATTGCGTCCTGGTCGCTTTGACCGTCAAGTTGTCGTAGACCGTCCCGACTATGCCGGACGCAGCGAAATTCTCAAGGTTCACGCCCGTGGCAAGACCTTGGCGAAAGATGTGGATTTGGATAAAATTGCTCGTCGTACCCCTGGATTTACTGGCGCAGATTTATCCAACCTGCTGAATGAAGCCGCAATTCTAGCAGCACGCCGGAATTTGACTGAGATTTCGATGGATGAAATCAACGACGCGATTGATCGCGTATTAGCTGGGCCAGAGAAGAAAGACCGAGTAATGAGCGAAAAGCGCAAAACCTTGGTAGCATATCACGAAGCTGGTCACGCCTTAGTTGGTGCTTTGATGCCAGACTACGATCCTGTACAGAAGATTAGCATTATTCCTCGTGGTCGTGCAGGTGGTTTAACTTGGTTTACCCCCAGCGAAGACCGGATGGACACAGGTTTATACAGCCGTGCTTATCTGGAAAATCAGATGGCTGTGGCTTTGGGTGGTCGAATTGCTGAAGAATTAATCTTTGGTGAAGAAGAAGTTACCACTGGTGCTTCTAATGACCTTCAACAAGTAGCACGGGTTGCGCGTCAGATGATCACCAGATTTGGCATGAGCGATCGCTTAGGCCCTGTTGCTCTTGGTCGTCAGCAAGGTAACATGTTCCTCGGACGAGATATCATGTCAGAGCGTGATTTCTCTGAAGAAACCGCCGCCGCCATCGATGAAGAAGTCCGTAAACTTGTGGATGTGGCCTATATACGCGCTAAAGAAGTGTTAGTGGGCAACCGCCACATTTTAGATCAGATAGCCCAAATGTTGGTTGACAAAGAAACGGTAGACGCTGAAGAGTTGCAAGAAATTCTGTCGAATAACGATGTGACAACTGCTGCCTTTGCCTAA
- a CDS encoding low temperature requirement protein A: MANFLQPPRLRIGEDTEEERRATWLELFYDLVFVVAVSQLAHNLNEDISLSGLFGFVVLFIPVWWSWIGTTFYANRFDSDDVGHRLLIGIQMLTAAAMAINIHHGLGESSPGFAISYALGRAVLVIEYVRAGRHIPIARPLTTRHAIGFAIAALLWLISASVPIPWRFGFWTLGIIIDFATPLTVRKFQIELLPHASHLPERFGLFTIIVLGEAIIAVVNGVSEQKWDTLTVISGVFGLIIAFSWWWVYFDNLGGKPIEMARTHGKVGVVYLWLYTHLPLVIGIAAAGVGVEQILLSKPTLALPDSQRWLICGSVALCSLAVSLLHKFGVIRYCKIRSQYRLGGAVLFVAIAIFGKGLLPVAVIGLVAVVSAVQVVQDLYQSRPTTRLVDPQI, translated from the coding sequence ATGGCAAATTTCCTCCAACCACCAAGATTACGCATTGGTGAAGACACTGAAGAAGAACGACGCGCCACTTGGCTGGAACTGTTTTATGATTTGGTTTTTGTAGTTGCAGTTTCTCAACTCGCCCACAATCTCAACGAGGATATCTCTCTATCAGGATTGTTTGGGTTTGTAGTTCTATTTATACCAGTTTGGTGGTCATGGATTGGCACTACATTCTACGCCAACCGCTTTGACAGCGATGATGTGGGACATCGACTGTTGATTGGTATACAAATGCTGACAGCAGCAGCAATGGCTATTAACATCCACCACGGTTTGGGTGAGAGTTCCCCTGGTTTTGCAATTTCCTATGCTCTCGGTCGGGCTGTGCTGGTAATAGAGTACGTCCGTGCTGGAAGACATATCCCTATAGCGCGTCCTTTGACTACTCGTCACGCTATAGGTTTTGCGATCGCAGCCTTGCTTTGGTTAATATCAGCATCTGTACCTATCCCTTGGCGGTTCGGATTTTGGACACTGGGAATCATTATTGATTTTGCTACACCCTTAACAGTACGTAAGTTTCAGATCGAGTTACTTCCCCACGCCTCCCACTTACCAGAACGTTTCGGGCTGTTTACCATTATTGTTTTGGGTGAAGCAATCATTGCAGTGGTCAACGGTGTTTCTGAGCAGAAATGGGATACTTTAACTGTAATTTCTGGCGTGTTTGGTTTAATTATCGCCTTTAGCTGGTGGTGGGTCTATTTTGATAACTTGGGTGGTAAACCTATTGAAATGGCGCGGACTCATGGAAAAGTTGGTGTTGTCTATCTCTGGCTCTACACGCATTTACCGCTAGTAATTGGGATTGCTGCTGCTGGAGTCGGCGTAGAACAAATTTTGTTGAGTAAGCCAACTTTAGCATTACCCGATTCCCAGCGATGGCTCATCTGTGGTTCAGTAGCATTATGCTCTCTAGCTGTCAGTCTTCTCCACAAATTTGGGGTAATCCGTTATTGCAAAATCCGCTCCCAGTATCGGCTTGGAGGTGCAGTCCTGTTCGTAGCGATCGCTATCTTTGGCAAAGGTTTGTTACCTGTTGCAGTCATTGGCCTTGTAGCTGTAGTTTCTGCTGTCCAAGTCGTTCAAGATTTATATCAGAGTCGCCCCACTACCCGCTTGGTTGACCCTCAAATCTAG
- a CDS encoding ribonuclease Z codes for MQITFLGTSSGVPTRSRNVSSVALRLPQRAELWLFDCGEGTQHQIIRSELKISQLSRIFITHMHGDHIFGLMGLLATCGLAGNVERIDIYGPPGLNDYIQTASRYSYTHFSYPIKVHAIRPGVIYEDDDFTVSCGNLHHRITAFGYRVAEKDRSGRFDIEKAKALQIPPGRVYGQLKRGETVTLADGRVIDGTQLCGPTEIGRKIAYCTDTIYCDGAVELAKDADVLIHEATFAHQDADMAFQRLHSTTTMAAQTALAAGAHRLIMSHFSPRYAPGNTLELKDLLQEARAIFPRTDMAYDFMIHEVPRRREVELTKVSV; via the coding sequence GTGCAGATAACATTTTTAGGTACGAGTTCCGGTGTACCCACGCGATCGCGTAATGTTTCCAGTGTTGCCCTAAGATTACCCCAAAGGGCAGAACTGTGGTTATTCGACTGTGGCGAAGGCACCCAGCATCAAATTATCCGGAGTGAACTGAAAATTAGCCAACTCTCGCGAATTTTTATCACTCATATGCACGGCGACCACATCTTTGGCTTGATGGGACTTCTTGCTACTTGCGGCTTGGCAGGCAATGTGGAACGAATTGATATATATGGCCCACCTGGATTAAATGATTACATTCAAACCGCTTCCCGTTACTCCTACACACACTTTTCCTACCCCATTAAAGTCCATGCCATCCGTCCTGGGGTAATTTATGAAGACGACGACTTCACCGTTAGCTGCGGTAATTTGCATCATCGCATTACAGCTTTCGGCTACCGCGTAGCCGAAAAAGACCGATCAGGACGCTTTGATATTGAAAAAGCCAAGGCGTTGCAAATTCCTCCTGGTCGGGTTTATGGTCAACTTAAGCGCGGCGAAACAGTGACGCTTGCGGACGGACGGGTGATTGATGGCACTCAATTATGCGGTCCTACAGAAATTGGTCGAAAAATTGCCTATTGTACAGACACAATTTATTGTGATGGTGCAGTGGAATTGGCAAAAGATGCAGATGTATTAATTCACGAAGCAACCTTTGCTCATCAAGATGCAGACATGGCTTTTCAGCGGTTGCATTCCACAACCACAATGGCAGCGCAAACAGCTTTAGCTGCTGGGGCGCATCGGCTGATTATGAGTCATTTCAGTCCCCGCTATGCTCCTGGCAATACCTTGGAATTGAAGGATCTTCTTCAGGAAGCCCGTGCTATTTTTCCCCGTACTGACATGGCTTATGATTTCATGATTCATGAAGTACCGAGGCGGCGGGAAGTAGAGTTAACCAAGGTAAGCGTTTAA
- a CDS encoding DUF3082 domain-containing protein, whose protein sequence is MSDQNLTPQTDTKIHASASPLRCLTGAVISGGMGYAMYSLMIAIATNFATKPLHSINPLVIRISSAVRTLVVGVVALGSGIFGIVAIGLLALGVQLLVQELTKQKSSEN, encoded by the coding sequence ATGAGTGATCAAAATTTAACCCCACAAACAGATACTAAAATACACGCGAGTGCGAGTCCTTTACGCTGTTTAACTGGGGCGGTTATTTCTGGAGGAATGGGATATGCTATGTATTCGCTGATGATTGCGATCGCTACAAATTTTGCGACTAAACCTCTCCATTCAATTAATCCATTGGTAATTAGAATTTCTTCTGCTGTTAGGACTCTGGTTGTTGGTGTAGTTGCTTTAGGAAGCGGGATATTTGGTATAGTAGCAATTGGTTTGTTGGCTTTGGGAGTGCAATTATTAGTGCAGGAGTTGACCAAACAAAAAAGTAGTGAAAATTAG
- the rsmA gene encoding 16S rRNA (adenine(1518)-N(6)/adenine(1519)-N(6))-dimethyltransferase RsmA — translation MIRPRKVFAQHWLKSEKALDAIIKAAECTQSDRSAKADRVLEIGPGTGILTRRLLPLVQSLVAVEIDRDLCQMLSKQLGKTENFLLLQGDFLTLDLPSYLAAFPNFQQPNKVVANIPYNITGPIIEKLLGTIANPNPEPFGSIVLLVQKEVAERLYAKPGSKTFGALSVRVQYLAECELICTVPAAAFHPPPKVDSAVVRLRPRKIEIPALNPRQLENFLKLGFGSKRKMLRNNLQSVIERDRLSHLLEQLKINPQARAEDLGVQQWIILANELGVKSEE, via the coding sequence ATGATCCGACCGCGTAAGGTCTTTGCTCAACATTGGCTCAAAAGTGAAAAGGCACTCGACGCAATTATTAAAGCAGCAGAGTGTACACAAAGCGATCGCTCGGCCAAAGCCGATCGCGTCCTGGAAATTGGCCCCGGAACCGGGATTCTAACTCGTCGTTTATTACCTTTAGTGCAATCTCTAGTTGCAGTTGAAATAGACCGCGACTTATGCCAGATGTTGTCGAAGCAGCTTGGTAAGACTGAAAATTTTTTACTGCTGCAAGGCGATTTTCTCACTCTAGATTTACCATCTTATCTGGCAGCTTTTCCGAATTTCCAACAGCCAAATAAAGTAGTAGCCAATATTCCTTACAACATTACAGGGCCAATCATTGAGAAACTACTGGGTACGATCGCTAACCCCAATCCCGAACCATTTGGCTCAATAGTGTTGCTGGTACAAAAAGAAGTAGCAGAAAGATTATATGCTAAACCAGGCTCAAAAACCTTTGGGGCGTTGAGTGTGCGGGTACAGTATTTGGCTGAGTGTGAGTTAATCTGCACAGTCCCAGCGGCCGCATTCCATCCACCGCCAAAAGTCGATTCAGCAGTGGTGCGGTTGCGCCCACGAAAAATAGAAATACCAGCGCTTAATCCCCGACAGTTAGAGAATTTCTTAAAGTTGGGGTTTGGTTCCAAGCGCAAAATGTTACGAAATAATTTGCAATCAGTTATAGAACGCGATCGCTTGAGCCACTTACTGGAACAATTAAAAATAAATCCCCAAGCTAGAGCCGAAGACCTCGGCGTTCAGCAATGGATAATCCTAGCGAATGAGTTAGGAGTTAAAAGTGAGGAGTGA
- a CDS encoding SpoIID/LytB domain-containing protein: protein MKFQLYLGFLFSQIKVRHWWVSVLLWIALVAPAQASVILRVAIERGVNQVKVGSSTTGIVKDSSGRTLGQLPAMSAYYAQAIPGGVALDKWQSGLFWIEPTGKGFVYIGDRWYRGRTLVVPTDKGLTAVNWVDDQEYLYSVLGGEMSASWPQEALKAQAIAARTYALYEREKQRNNPVYDLGNTPDRWQIYKGVISESPATYKAVDGTAGQVLTYKNKIILSVFHACSGGHTENVEDVWGNALPYLRAVQDYDQNIRECNWVKTFSPSEISAKFPEVGSVTAMIPETYSPFRSVKVLKIVGNKGTKVLQGEEVRTALKLKSTKFSVTKGGDGSFVLQGLGYGHALGMSQWGAYNLARQGVNHLQILGHYYQGVALTPIQAK from the coding sequence ATGAAATTCCAACTTTACTTAGGCTTTTTATTTTCCCAGATTAAAGTACGTCATTGGTGGGTAAGTGTCCTCTTGTGGATTGCTTTGGTTGCCCCAGCGCAAGCGTCTGTAATTCTGCGTGTGGCAATTGAGAGGGGGGTTAATCAGGTAAAAGTGGGCAGTTCCACTACTGGAATCGTCAAGGATAGTAGCGGACGGACCCTCGGACAGTTACCAGCGATGAGTGCATATTATGCCCAAGCTATTCCTGGCGGAGTTGCTTTAGATAAATGGCAGTCTGGTTTATTTTGGATTGAGCCAACAGGTAAAGGATTCGTTTATATTGGCGATCGCTGGTATCGGGGTAGAACTCTGGTTGTCCCCACAGACAAAGGCTTAACGGCTGTTAACTGGGTTGATGACCAAGAATATCTCTACAGCGTTCTCGGTGGCGAAATGAGTGCTAGCTGGCCCCAAGAAGCTTTAAAAGCCCAGGCGATCGCAGCTCGCACCTACGCCCTCTACGAGCGAGAAAAACAACGGAATAATCCCGTTTACGATTTAGGTAATACCCCCGATCGCTGGCAAATTTACAAAGGTGTAATCAGTGAATCTCCTGCTACTTACAAAGCAGTTGATGGAACAGCAGGGCAAGTACTAACTTATAAAAACAAGATTATTCTCTCAGTCTTCCACGCTTGTTCTGGAGGACACACCGAAAACGTTGAAGACGTTTGGGGAAATGCGTTGCCGTACTTGCGGGCTGTTCAAGACTACGATCAAAATATCCGCGAGTGTAATTGGGTGAAAACCTTCTCGCCTAGTGAAATTAGCGCTAAATTTCCTGAGGTGGGCAGTGTAACGGCGATGATTCCAGAGACATACTCACCTTTCCGAAGTGTTAAAGTTTTAAAAATTGTCGGCAACAAGGGCACGAAGGTGCTACAGGGCGAAGAAGTGCGAACAGCCCTCAAGTTAAAAAGTACTAAATTTAGCGTCACCAAGGGGGGCGATGGTAGTTTTGTACTACAAGGGCTTGGCTATGGTCATGCTTTAGGTATGAGTCAATGGGGGGCGTACAATTTGGCTCGGCAAGGAGTGAACCACCTGCAAATTTTGGGACATTATTATCAAGGTGTAGCTCTAACACCAATCCAGGCGAAGTAA
- a CDS encoding GumC family protein, whose product MAKTSLNQEQQITTSAQGAVDIRQISTILLRRRLLILGVSCVVMSAASLLAFIAKPTYQSNMRILVNSNLSEGTQSNNIPESADTKVTEPNSQVLDSTTQMKLMLSSKLLQKAVDLLHSDYPDITLKDINGQIEQNKKAPLEVTPEEGGIGANKVFSQLFKVSFNDDDPLKTQKVLQALQKVYQNYNKEQQKERLNQGLAFVNARLPEIKKEVTKAEKNLEQFRKKHKLLDPQVQSKILLESLADIQKQLQSTRAHLQDVNVRYENLEQQIASSSQQNALISSRLNQSSRYQTLLSEIQKTELALAKERLRYTDDYPSVQKLKQQRQSQLSLLRQEVKTITTSSKREPLLKEQMLGVESKLVDELILLQTTVLGLTANEKNLAESEQRLRSELNKYPSLIAEYNRLLPKVETSRKTLEQLLQAQQSLGLKIAQEGYSWQVLAEPALGTYMGSNRLVFLVGGAIIGPILGILAALILEKFNDAIYCVGDLKKLTNLRVLGSVPKLPSCGVKKQRLGLPWNGRRSSDSSIVEASTKLPVHETLDMIYQNIQILKYPLLFKSLMLTSAVPGEGKTTLVLGLVASATRMHRRVLVIDANLHNPSLHKILELSNDWGLSLLLVDETTTHFQDYIQPIHPCIDILTAGPEAEDTVKLLSSQRMKELIELFEQSYDLVLIDAPPILGTVDARIVAAFCNGIVMVERMGKVTRTELTQSTEILNKLNLIGIIANEVSNSQKVLAS is encoded by the coding sequence GTGGCTAAGACTAGTCTGAATCAAGAGCAACAGATTACTACTTCAGCACAAGGCGCAGTTGACATCAGACAAATATCTACTATTTTGCTTCGCCGACGTTTGCTGATCTTGGGGGTTTCCTGTGTAGTTATGTCAGCTGCTAGCCTTTTAGCTTTCATTGCCAAACCTACTTACCAGAGCAATATGCGGATATTGGTGAATTCCAATTTATCTGAAGGCACACAGTCAAATAATATCCCAGAAAGCGCAGACACCAAGGTTACTGAACCAAATTCTCAAGTTCTTGATTCCACTACTCAGATGAAACTCATGCTGAGTTCTAAGTTGCTTCAGAAAGCCGTAGATTTACTTCATTCTGATTATCCTGATATTACCTTAAAGGATATCAATGGTCAAATAGAACAGAACAAAAAAGCACCTCTAGAAGTGACTCCAGAAGAGGGAGGGATAGGAGCTAATAAAGTTTTTAGTCAATTATTTAAAGTTTCCTTTAATGATGACGATCCACTCAAAACACAAAAAGTACTTCAAGCTCTACAAAAAGTCTATCAAAACTATAATAAAGAACAACAAAAAGAACGTCTCAATCAAGGGCTGGCTTTTGTAAATGCTCGCCTACCTGAAATAAAAAAAGAGGTGACTAAAGCTGAGAAAAATTTGGAACAGTTTCGCAAGAAACATAAATTACTCGATCCCCAAGTCCAAAGTAAAATCCTGCTAGAATCTCTAGCTGATATTCAAAAACAGCTACAAAGCACTCGTGCCCACCTTCAAGATGTAAACGTTCGCTACGAGAATCTAGAGCAACAAATAGCCTCCTCGTCTCAGCAGAATGCACTAATTTCTTCTCGTTTAAATCAGTCAAGTCGTTACCAAACGCTATTGAGTGAAATTCAAAAAACTGAACTAGCCTTGGCTAAGGAGCGGCTGCGCTATACAGATGATTACCCATCGGTACAGAAACTAAAGCAGCAACGCCAAAGTCAACTGTCGCTATTACGACAAGAGGTCAAAACTATTACTACTAGCAGTAAGCGAGAACCGCTCTTAAAAGAGCAAATGCTAGGGGTTGAGTCAAAGCTAGTAGACGAGTTAATTTTGCTACAGACAACTGTCTTAGGACTAACTGCTAATGAAAAGAATCTAGCCGAGTCAGAACAGCGACTTCGCTCGGAGTTAAACAAATACCCAAGTTTAATAGCAGAGTATAACCGTCTGCTGCCAAAGGTGGAAACTAGTCGTAAAACCCTTGAACAATTACTCCAAGCACAACAGTCCTTGGGACTGAAAATTGCTCAAGAAGGATATAGCTGGCAAGTTTTGGCAGAACCTGCTCTGGGTACTTATATGGGGAGCAACAGATTAGTATTTTTGGTTGGAGGGGCGATAATTGGACCGATTTTAGGTATCTTAGCAGCCCTGATTTTAGAAAAGTTTAATGACGCTATTTATTGTGTCGGAGATTTAAAAAAACTGACGAACCTACGTGTACTGGGATCAGTACCAAAACTACCGTCGTGTGGTGTCAAAAAACAGCGGCTGGGCCTGCCTTGGAATGGGCGGCGAAGCTCAGATTCCTCTATAGTAGAAGCCAGTACTAAATTACCTGTCCATGAAACCCTGGACATGATCTACCAAAATATTCAAATATTAAAATATCCCTTACTCTTCAAGTCGTTGATGTTGACTTCAGCAGTACCAGGGGAAGGGAAGACAACTTTAGTCTTAGGGCTTGTAGCTAGCGCTACCCGGATGCATCGACGGGTATTAGTTATTGATGCTAATTTACATAATCCTAGCCTGCACAAAATCTTGGAACTATCCAATGACTGGGGACTATCTCTGTTATTAGTTGATGAGACGACAACTCATTTTCAAGATTATATCCAGCCTATTCACCCCTGCATTGATATTTTGACTGCTGGGCCTGAAGCAGAAGACACGGTGAAGTTGCTCAGTTCTCAACGGATGAAAGAACTAATTGAGTTGTTTGAGCAAAGTTATGACCTAGTACTGATAGATGCTCCACCTATTTTAGGTACAGTTGATGCCAGAATTGTGGCAGCTTTTTGCAATGGGATCGTAATGGTAGAGCGCATGGGAAAAGTGACGCGAACTGAACTGACTCAATCAACAGAAATTTTGAATAAGTTGAATTTAATTGGAATTATCGCTAATGAAGTGAGTAATTCTCAAAAGGTATTGGCATCATAG
- a CDS encoding GerMN domain-containing protein produces MSKIMNTTKRYFLPLIFVTIVVSLSSCSSNPTAPNIDSGTPSPTTTPTNSASSQTPSQIPSVAQLREKSPNQEFPKENTPSSSTPKAVTSKTTNVTMYTSDTQCQELIPEKVSVPAEEPVTNVVSKILEKRDTSDLSLSGYRVNIKNGIATVDLRISPDSKRQIASLSSCEQFALFGSLRKTLTSNAQWNIKEVRFTERGEDIVL; encoded by the coding sequence ATGAGCAAAATTATGAACACAACTAAAAGATATTTTTTACCCCTTATTTTTGTGACAATTGTTGTCAGCCTCAGCAGTTGTAGTTCTAACCCCACTGCTCCTAATATTGACAGTGGAACGCCATCCCCTACCACAACACCGACGAATAGCGCATCGTCTCAGACTCCCAGCCAAATTCCTAGCGTTGCTCAATTAAGAGAAAAATCTCCTAATCAAGAATTTCCTAAGGAAAATACGCCTTCCTCATCAACTCCTAAAGCTGTCACTAGCAAAACTACCAACGTCACGATGTATACAAGTGATACCCAATGTCAAGAACTCATTCCAGAAAAGGTTTCAGTACCAGCTGAGGAACCAGTGACAAATGTAGTGAGTAAAATTTTAGAAAAACGAGATACAAGCGACTTGAGCTTGTCTGGGTACCGTGTCAACATCAAAAATGGCATTGCTACAGTTGATTTGCGAATATCCCCTGATTCAAAGCGACAAATAGCTTCTCTTTCTAGTTGTGAACAGTTTGCTCTGTTTGGCAGTCTCCGCAAAACCCTAACAAGTAATGCCCAATGGAATATTAAAGAGGTTCGCTTCACCGAGCGAGGTGAAGACATTGTTCTTTAG